A genomic stretch from Streptomyces venezuelae ATCC 10712 includes:
- a CDS encoding DUF4239 domain-containing protein, giving the protein MALFETLVVVFGVALVAALAVVAKTKLFPLGADEEPREDVAEYIAMMVSVLYAVVLGLCLVSVWDTRSEAAENVQAEASALHQTYLLADALPADRRQPLRDAARTYASHVVDVEWPVMAAREPIDPVGWRLLERLRQAGEVSDAAKVPQQIAAQEVLAQLGYVDDARRGREAAAQERLSPVLWTGLLIGGALTLAFMFLFGIRRSTTHVVMVMGLSGFIAFTVLLIHQLDAPFGEMLGATPDPFTRYFG; this is encoded by the coding sequence GTGGCCCTGTTCGAAACGCTCGTCGTCGTCTTCGGCGTCGCGCTCGTCGCCGCCCTCGCCGTCGTCGCCAAGACGAAGCTCTTTCCGCTCGGCGCGGACGAGGAGCCCCGGGAGGACGTCGCCGAGTACATCGCCATGATGGTGTCGGTCCTCTACGCCGTCGTCCTCGGCCTCTGCCTGGTCTCCGTCTGGGACACCCGGTCCGAGGCCGCCGAGAACGTCCAGGCGGAGGCGAGCGCCCTGCACCAGACGTATCTGCTCGCGGACGCGCTCCCCGCGGACCGGCGCCAGCCGCTGCGGGACGCGGCCCGGACGTACGCCAGTCACGTCGTGGACGTCGAGTGGCCGGTGATGGCGGCGCGCGAGCCCATCGACCCGGTCGGCTGGCGGCTCCTCGAACGGCTGCGGCAGGCGGGCGAGGTGAGCGACGCGGCGAAGGTGCCGCAGCAGATCGCCGCCCAGGAGGTGCTCGCCCAGCTGGGTTACGTCGACGACGCCCGGCGCGGCCGGGAGGCCGCCGCGCAGGAGCGGCTCTCCCCCGTGCTGTGGACGGGTCTGCTCATCGGGGGCGCGCTGACGCTGGCGTTCATGTTCCTCTTCGGGATCAGGAGGAGCACGACGCACGTGGTGATGGTGATGGGTCTTTCGGGGTTCATCGCGTTCACCGTGCTGCTGATCCATCAGCTCGACGCGCCGTTCGGCGAGATGCTCGGGGCGACCCCGGACCCGTTCACCCGCTACTTCGGGTGA
- a CDS encoding LURP-one-related/scramblase family protein has product MKYLVRDKIFAIGDDYWIEDEQGRHAFLVDGKALRLRDTLELKDPDGRVLVTLRQKMFSLRDAMTVERDDRPLATIRRKRLSLLRNHYRVTLVEGTELDVSGRILDREFVVEYEGELLAHISRQWFHVRETYAVNVVREDADAALLVAVAVCVIRMAEREREE; this is encoded by the coding sequence GTGAAATATCTCGTACGGGACAAGATCTTCGCGATCGGCGACGACTACTGGATCGAGGACGAGCAGGGCCGCCACGCCTTCCTCGTCGACGGCAAGGCGCTGCGGCTGCGCGACACCCTGGAGCTCAAGGACCCCGACGGGCGGGTGCTGGTCACCCTGCGGCAGAAGATGTTCAGCCTGCGGGACGCGATGACCGTCGAGCGGGACGACCGGCCGCTCGCGACGATCCGCCGCAAGCGGCTCTCGCTGCTGCGCAACCACTACCGGGTGACGCTCGTCGAGGGCACCGAACTGGACGTCAGCGGGCGGATCCTGGACCGGGAGTTCGTCGTCGAGTACGAGGGGGAGCTCCTGGCCCACATCTCCCGGCAGTGGTTCCACGTCCGCGAGACGTACGCGGTGAACGTGGTCCGGGAGGACGCGGACGCCGCGCTGCTCGTGGCCGTGGCGGTGTGCGTGATCCGGATGGCCGAGCGCGAACGGGAGGAGTGA
- a CDS encoding trans-sulfuration enzyme family protein codes for MSTADSAAASALTLPTTAHAPALPTSALPASAHAPAAPLPAPALPAPASTRPETLAVHPPHVEITGSRPLGVPLHQGHVFAFDSADALATAFTSTDAFLYSRLGNPTVRTLEDAVARLEGGIAGLSFASGMGAVNGVLLGLLAGGDHVIAQTCLYGGTYAVLDDLATRWGIDVTYVSGTDPEEVRAALRPETRLLYLETIANPTTRVSDLPALAAVAAGARVPVVVDNTFASPLLCRPLDHGADIVVHSATKYLAGHADVLGGVAVFKDDGLYRRVRRHAVEQGASTDPFAAWLTLRGMQTLSLRMERQCASAADLAARFAAHPAVAAVRHPALDSHPDREIAARLLPRGGGGVVLVDLAGGREAGRTFVEAVRLASLSVSLGDVKTLVMHPASTSHHQLDAAALDAAGIGPGTVRISVGIEHVEDLWTDLEQALTKAA; via the coding sequence ATGAGCACCGCCGACTCCGCCGCCGCATCCGCCCTCACGCTCCCCACCACCGCGCACGCCCCTGCGCTCCCCACCTCCGCGCTCCCCGCCTCCGCGCACGCCCCTGCCGCCCCTCTGCCCGCCCCCGCGCTCCCCGCCCCCGCGTCCACCCGGCCCGAGACCCTCGCCGTCCACCCGCCGCACGTCGAGATCACCGGCAGCAGGCCCCTCGGCGTCCCCCTCCACCAGGGCCACGTCTTCGCCTTCGACTCGGCCGACGCCCTCGCCACCGCCTTCACCTCCACCGACGCGTTCCTCTACAGCCGCCTCGGCAACCCCACCGTCCGCACCCTGGAGGACGCCGTCGCCCGCCTCGAAGGCGGCATCGCGGGCCTCTCCTTCGCCTCCGGCATGGGCGCCGTGAACGGCGTCCTCCTCGGCCTGCTCGCCGGCGGCGACCACGTCATCGCCCAGACCTGCCTGTACGGCGGTACGTACGCGGTCCTCGACGACCTCGCCACCCGCTGGGGCATCGACGTCACCTACGTCTCCGGCACCGACCCCGAGGAGGTGCGGGCGGCGCTGCGCCCCGAGACCCGGCTGCTCTACCTGGAGACCATCGCCAACCCGACCACCCGCGTCTCCGACCTGCCCGCACTCGCCGCCGTCGCCGCCGGCGCCCGGGTCCCGGTGGTCGTCGACAACACCTTCGCCTCGCCGCTGCTCTGCCGGCCGCTCGACCACGGCGCCGACATCGTCGTCCACTCCGCCACCAAGTACCTCGCCGGACACGCGGACGTCCTCGGCGGCGTCGCCGTCTTCAAGGACGACGGGCTGTACCGCAGGGTCCGCCGCCACGCCGTCGAACAGGGCGCGTCCACCGACCCGTTCGCCGCCTGGCTCACCCTGCGCGGCATGCAGACCCTCTCCCTGCGCATGGAGCGCCAGTGCGCGAGCGCCGCCGACCTGGCGGCCCGGTTCGCCGCGCACCCCGCGGTCGCGGCCGTCCGCCACCCCGCCCTCGACAGCCACCCCGACCGGGAGATCGCCGCGCGGCTGCTGCCCCGCGGGGGCGGCGGCGTGGTCTTGGTCGACCTCGCGGGCGGCCGGGAGGCGGGCCGCACCTTCGTCGAGGCGGTGCGCCTCGCCTCCCTCAGCGTCTCCCTCGGCGACGTGAAGACCCTGGTCATGCACCCGGCCTCCACCTCCCACCACCAGCTCGACGCGGCGGCCCTCGACGCGGCCGGCATCGGCCCGGGCACGGTCCGGATCTCGGTCGGCATCGAGCACGTCGAGGACCTGTGGACGGACCTGGAGCAGGCGCTGACGAAGGCGGCGTGA